The DNA window AAAATATTGAGTGCCAATTTTTCTGATACGAAATGTTGGTCACCATTTCCGGTAGGATAGCAAGATGGTACCTTTCACAGTGAAAGAAATGGTTAGTTTTAGGCACATCTAGGTGGCTATGCATGGTGATGGTATGCGAAAGATTTTGGATAGGGTAAACCTAGAGATCAAGATGCAAGACCCGATGCTCAAGTTATTAAGTTACTATTGTATAAAGTATTAACTCTTGATGTTCCCCTAAAGTTTAGATTGGCCTTTTTTAGTTAGATACATTGTAGATGTTAGTTTGCACCAAATATATGCATTTCTTTGGTTTCGGCAGTGTCATGTAAAAAGGACAACACTAGTGAAAGACTGACCATGACACTCTTTGACTCTTTGTTATAATGATGAATTATGCGTACATACATTAACAACTAATTGACCTTTTGTATACCTATACGGAACCACCACCCTGGCTTAAGCCACCAAAGAAATACTTAGACTTGTCTCCATGGCTCATGAATGGTTATAAATTGACAGTAGCGACTTAGAAGCGTGGAAGCATTTGCTAATAGCTAGAGCAGATTGCTGCAGGAGAAAAGACAAGGTCATATACTATCGTTGTTTGCATGTTTAAATGCAGCTGACCATGTTTTAGTGCCCTTGAACTTTATCTCCCATGTTTATGACCAAATTAAAAGAGATCGTTATTTTTGTGTGTGGCTAGATAGTAGTAAGTTCATGTCAGAAAACATTACCACCATTTAGCCACACATAAAAAATGATCTCTTTTGGTCATAAATATGGGAGATAAAGTTCAACATCACTTAAACATGGTTAGCTCcattgaaacttggaaacagtTATAGTATATTGACCTTATTCTTTGTCCTGCTGCAATCTACTGAAGCTATTTGTACATGCTGCCACCGTTCTAAGTCAGCTGCCATCAATTTATAGTCATTCTCGAGCCATGTGGGGagagctaagtatttctttcacTGCTCAAGCCGGGGTAGAGAGGTGCCATCTAGGTACAATAGGTCAATTAATTGTTAATATATGCATGGATAATTCATCATATTAGAACAAAGAATCAAAGATAGTGTCATGGTTTTGTCTTCTTCACTAGTATCGTCCTTTTTGCATGACTCTGCAGAAACCAAATCAATACATATATTCGTTGCAAACTAACATCTACCATTTATCTAACTATAAAAATGACTAATCTAATAAACTTCATgggaacaacaacagctattccaTTATCAATGAGTAACAGTAACTTACTACCATAGCAACTGGTCTTGCATCTTCATCTCGTGGTTTACGTACCCTAGCCAAAACATGCCTCCATACCATCAACATGGCCACGTGGGTCGTTCCCAAACTAGCAGGTCTTTCACTGTGAAAGGTACTGTCTTCAATTCCTCTTCAACAAATAAACAACCCTTCCAGCAACTTCGAGTTGGTCATGGTGACCAACATTAAAAATTAGCACTCATCACACTTTTCTCTCTATTTTCTTAGTTATGACATGGATTTGGTGCGCAGAATTGGGAGGATCTGATGCTGGGGGTTCTCTTTGTATCCTGGATATTGTTTTGGTTTGGGGTTGAGAGGAAGAGGTAGTGGCCATGGTGTACAATGACAACGAGACCGTGCCACTACGCACAGTCCGGACGCCCGAACACTAGCCCTGTCCGGACGAGATGAGAAGGGGAGTAACAGTTATGGCCATGATGAGAAGGGGAGCATCAAGGTGGACAGGTGGCCTCTGAGTGCGCACACGGAGTTGCCAAGGAGTTTAGGTGTTCTAGCAGCTCGATGAACTTGGAGATCAACTGTGAGCTCTAAGGGGAAGATGTCGTTGGTCGGGTAGCAAGGTGTGAGGAATGGGATGAGCGGTCGAAGGAGGTTCTGATGGTTGAGCCCTCAGTCCTTCAAGACATAGTGTCATTGGATTCTAGCTAGGACCATCACATGAGCAAACCACTTCGGAGACTATTTTAATGGTATTGCATATTTTAAGGTGCACAATGCCTGGTTTCATAGATTAGGGAGTGAAGTGGACCACCTGCCATAAGATAGGGGCTATATAGACTTTTTCCTATCTGATTCACATAGACCATAGCACAGAGAAGGATGGCAATCCCACCTCTGAAAATCCGTTTTGCGCATCTTTGTTAATGCATGTGTGGTCGGATCTAAAtaaaggttacactcaagttggaCAAGGGGATTCGGAAGATAGGAGGTTGCAGCGCGAAGAGCTCAAAGTAGGCTGGGTAAGAGCACAAGGAGCTTCTAGAACGATGGACCAAGATGCCATTACCATTGTAGTATTATTATTGGAATAGAAATAGATCTAAGGGACATTTTTGCTAGTTTTTTCCTTATATATAGTGGCCGGATTTGTCATTTTAGGTGTAAATTTGAGTAATTATTACTTAGATTATTATCTATCATAATGACAGAATCACATCtatgtaatttagatgcaaatttaggtagACATTAATACATTATGTTAAGTAGTGACATATGCGGCTAATTTAGATGCAGATTTAAAGGGTGTTGTTTCTCGTAAGGGCATGGCTAGCATCCGGACGTCCGAACACTAGCCCTGTCCGGACGCCCGTGCCAGCCCCACCTAGAGTCCACCCTGCAAGCCGTGCATGCCCCGCATGCAGCTGTAACTGCTGTGCCTGCCCTCCCGCCCTCGTGTCGGGCCCCTCATTCAGGGTCCTCTGTGCATCATGTATCAATCCCTGGATCAGTAGTTGATATGCACAATTcaaacaagattgatataaaaaccaccatacttttattgctaatgggGAAACATATTACATGGTTCGTGTTTACATAGCTTGGGCCATTGGTCTTATATCGTGTATCGGAGTTCTAAGACAGCGGTCCTATGTCATCGTGGCTCCATTCCTACGTGCAACTTAGAGTGCGGACATAACCCTTGACTTATTCCTTAAGCGCATTCCTATGTCTCAATCGTCGTAGTCCTAGCGTAGCTCCTTCGTGTAGTCGCACGACTCCGTCTTCGGGCATTCTCCTATTATCCTATCCTTGCGTCGCTCCGGTAGTTCCATCCTTATTTGTGCTCCTGTAGCTTCTctcctaaaaacatagaatggagggggttgagtacataaagtacccagTAAGCACTAACTTTGGGGTAAAGGTGGGGTGGATGGTGAAGGCTATATGTGGAGGTGGTTTATGGTGGTGGATGTAAAAGTGATAGGGTGAAGTAATTATAATTTTAGGTTGAGCCCTGGTAGAGTATTAACATTCCCACCAGTTCTCGGGGTTAATTACAATTTACCGGATTAGCAAAATGCATCTTACCAGATTGTCACAGTTTTAGAAGTCTAATCATAGTGATTTTATCCCAGcatctgcccattccaaggatgtggctattcgaatagattcaatacGCTTTGTAGTGGGTGTACACTTTCCAAACATGATAGGCGTAATCGACGCCAGGGCCGGTGGTGCGACAGGTCTAACGAGACCCCATACCCGAATGTACGCGACCTTAAATTTCCATATAATTCTACCACGGCTTCTCAGGAGTTGGAAACACAATAAACTCAGGAGGGAGGATACCAAATCGTCGCATCACAATATTTTGGATGATACCAAATTATCCCATCTCAATATTTCGGATGATATCAAATCATCCCATCTCAATATTTCGGATCATTCCAAATCATCCAGTTTAACAATAAGTACGGGCTCAAACATGGCCAAAATCAAGGGGCTTTACATGGATGACCTCAGAGCAACCATGCAAGCCGGACCacagaagatcacatagcatccgtgTCTTCTCCTGATACGCTGCCAACATCGACCTCCTAGCAGAAATTATACTTCAATCTAACGGgatgtgagatcaagtctacccatgtAGACATGTGGCTATACGAAATATCTCACTAGGACAGAAAGGACTATGAACcagtccttatgtgaccgaggcgagtatctccaAATAGGAACCCTCGCCAGGCGATCCTGCCAAGGTAACTTATACCACATAAGTTACCTCTCACTCGCACGATCGTTGTTTAGTTCAGGTTTACCAGTTTTAAGTTTCATAGTTATTATCCTCAGGTTCATAGAGCTCATATCATATCAAGATGATCATTTAccatattatcattaatcacattATTATAGTCAAGCTCATATCGTATCATTTACCATATCATCATGTTCACATAACAACCGAGCTCATAATTTATTATAATTCCATTAATTCACAAAAGAGGATTTAAGTAATACAAGTTGATTTTATTTATTAGTGGAGATGGAAAGTGGAGGGTTTATGGTGGAGGCTAGtaagatgtggtggtggtggaaaaggAGTAGTTTAGGGACAACATATTATGTGGAGGGAAGGGATAGGGGGGTGTTAGGACTTGTCTCTATTCGCTGATGATTATATCCTCATCCGACTCCTATGTCTCCTGCTCCTGTCTTCTAGACTCCATCGAGTTCTCTCCACGTCTTCTATCCTACGCGGTCTAGCGTCGACAAACAAAGGGAATACCAACAAGGGAAACACACCAAGTAGGcatgtaaaacaagcataagctaTCAAAGAAAGGGAGTGGTCCTggatgggttggtcctattggGGTGATGGGTTGTTATCTAAGGTTATCACTATTATGTGAATTTGAAGTAAGGGTTGGATAGAGAGATTCCATCCATAGGGTAAGGCTCTACGGGTTATGTTAAAGTGATGGGTTGTCTGGTGAAAACTAGACCACATTTGTCAgcgcaaaaatgtggcgatgcgcCTGACACACTGCAACCCGGATGATCTGAGCGGAGTCAAACTGgagatctacttggcttcaacacaggaccagtcgatcctaaaaatcctgaaagcgtgccagtcaatttgacatgcaattgacaaggagagaaagttttatcaataGTTTAGGgtgaaacatgccggtgttgcccagacagttccaagtatgctgcttcgagagcagccaaacaggggaatagactaaatagccgatacgaagAGAAATTGACCGTTAAGGACTGTGatgctcgtgggtcatgattgatttatgataatAAGTACAATGCATCCAGATATAAGTAATATCATCAGCTAGATGAATATAACTAGTGTAAAGTATTTAgtcgataagtttaacgagaaaagatataacatgcgaacaaatcgactgtctaatacaaaTGAACCTACAAATGCTCTGGATCTAATCTggtaccatcaatagtgaggttcgactagatcgatacagctatgataatagtaacaaactaaagccaaagaatctataaaaccatctatatatattGACAGGTTAATGGAAAACATGCCATatatgtgaaagcacaggcgaattggctaaaatagccgatgtaggcatagcaaacaaacagagtacatatctcgatcatgaacaaagccactaatcgataatttctgatctaaagtcttaccagtgaggtttgaccggatcgatgcagctatggtagtgtcattagattagatctcattgactagtgagtttattcaagattgaaacatgcctTTGGatacatactatgtttgattggaatagagataaaacaactgaTCTAACAGAATTTAAgtcatcaattatgagatttaaagcatgaccagatcaaaggatgactaattaagataatatgatgctgatctatctctatctcaatcaggcgatttgttataattaataaaacattaattataacaagatcggtAACTGGTGAATCaaaaaaaacagcaaggaaaatcttactaatcttgaCAGACTCGATAACcgatgatattgtattaaacaagttatttaacacaagatcgataactttgatctatattataatTCGTAATAGATCAATCAGcagatgcagccttacaaataatgatacagatcgataactaacttatattatacttATAAAAAATCAATCGACTGATGCAACTTTACATGTATGATACAAGTCGTGACGAtactcacagacaagccggaggtcgatcggtcaatgcagccctgcttgttgaagaactcggcgagatctacagtacttctactcctaagggttggcatgaagctgaaaaagtaattgtattgattgattgtgtgaTATTTTACAATAactgggtccaatatttatacctgaaacctaaatatgaatcctactcaaatacgactcattacaattcttgaaataaaagaaaacattcctaacttaaaaataacttggaccctaatctttccctttttgtagagtccgacatattttcTTTTTTCCCCGACACCATCCATACATAGTTCATTGACGTTGTCTGCTgacatcatctataaaatagttGATTCCGACACTGCATCAAAACCAACCGATATCGATTCACACCTGATCGAtttcttgatgatacaatcttagaagcttcgagttctcgtgttcttctttccaaattttggtataaacgCATGTCccctaattttggaataaaaatgattttattctaaaatttcaTTCATCTGTTCACTGCATTGTAACCACCTATTCCGAAACAAACGCGTGACTCATGACTTTTTGGCCCAAACTTTACATAGCATCCCAATAATATCGCCTTGAATCCACTCGGCCGATttactttccccttcttcttcaaGCAAGCCTCAATAACTAAAGCCGTCACCACTAGAGCTTCAACACTAATAGTTTCTCTACTTTACTCAAGCTGGTTTTCAAGTCACTCCTCTGCAACCCTTTCTCAAATTCAGATCTATTCCAACTAAAATGGCGGCCATCGACTACATCCCTGAGGTACGTCTCCAAATTTCTGCCCTTCAACTATCAGCCGCTGCTCTGTATTTTTCCTTTTCCTTAAGTTTACCTCATCTGGCTTCCCAGGGAATGGAAAACAAAATTCTGATCCCTTCGTCTGTTGTTCCCAATGCCTATTACCTTGGACCCATGGGAGATATTAATCCTTTGGACTTTATCAACcaagaaaccaatcaaattcCTTTCAGGCAGTCCTTGGTAGATCTATCTTCTTAGAACACCAAAAATCCCTTTAGGAATTGTCCCAAAATAcataagggatggagagactggtttcgAAGAGTGCCAGACAAAAAGGGCGAAGATTGGGAAGTTTACGATTTAAGCCAATGCCTAACACTTTCACTGTCTGGGATGGAAAGAAATGATTCACTCCCAATTGCCGcttcttacttctggtccaacaccttgaatgcttttatctttggtcatggtccGATGACTATCACCTTGActaatgtttatatgttgactggccttagaataacgggaccaatgcagccatatgaactcttaggtgctgggtcaaagaaactagccaaaatatcagactgcatagGATGGGCAGCTACATTTAGAACCACATTGAGAATGAATCGACTGTTAGCGAAAAAGAACATGTGACTTTtctaaacatgtggttagaaagattcatcttctatgggtcaacttgtggtccgacttacaatcacaaactcTTGGCAGATCATCTAGCAGTAGGCATTGAGATtcctcttggaaaatatctaTTAGGATCAGCTTACCATTTAATGCACCAGGTGGCTGCTCAGctgctgaagaatgaagcagtgcacaccatcagcggcccttggtggttaatacaaatgcggttaaatttgtatatgcataagattgtgaagccaaatctctagaatttgagctttccTTCTTCGAACTTTGATGAGGATTACAAAGgtaaagaaggaagaacccaccAGTGTATGAACTATGATGAAGCTGCATCGGCCAAAACAATTGCTATCGATGTGGGCCacctcttcaagaagttttatagtGGGTTCGATACAAATATTCTGAcctggctaccctatgatgaagatgaaaacaatgagttggtcttctcattcaaattttgatttgaattagGCTGCTCAGACGAAATAgcagctgcaatcttcaattcttttatcaaaccttgtgttctaccagccgaatttcatcatggccgTGGTAAAATGTCCACCGGTTCTTTTcttccaggcaaccttccaacctatcaattttacaacccttcttttgtagcttGTCAGTTTGGTGTTGGTCAACTGCCCCTCGTCTGTTTTTCAAAGATATATTGAAACCGAGAGAAGGCATCAGTGAGGCAATGGAAGCTTCTATAGTTTTCCAGTTAGGATCAAatcttccttccctctatctGCATGAATGGATCAGAGCCTCCTTCACTTTACATTTATATGATTCCTAGTGGAAAGAATGGCATTCCCACCTCTTCTGTAAGCCAGTCCATCCTAGCTGCATAGCTCTGGATGAAGATTTTGCTTCCGACAGTGAGGTAACTAGCTAACTCTTTTTCCTTCCATAAAGATCATCTACTAAAGTCCCTTTGTCAACTCATCTAACAGAACTCCCTTGTAGGATGTTGAATCCAATCCCCCCAATGTGGACAGAAAAGGGCATGtcatagaatattatccaccatgtctaatctcaagaatgggatcaactgcacccacaCTAGAGAAACTAATGAAAACCCAAGCTACCCCtataattgtattgattgattgtgtgaTATTTTACAATAATCGGggtcctaagggttggcgtgaagccgaaaaagtaattgtattgattgattgtgtgaTATTTTACAATAACCGGGGTCTAATATTTTATAATAACGTACGTCGACCTGGTATTCCCGTGGTCGTCGCGATGGAGAAGACAAAGATGACAGGTGGTGTCATCACGTTgcgagagaggagggaggagaggagaggtgaCTGGCGGATGGGGCCATGGTGTCAGCGTGGGTGCAAGGAGACCAACGGGAGCGGGCTGCGCTGGGATGGGAGGTAGGCTGCTTCGCTAGccaaggagagggagagagagaattgAGCCCGTGACCAATTCCTATTTATGGAATACATTTTCTATTTCCCAGAAATAAACTAAGGCACTTtcaattgatttgaatttgaattcaaggGAATTCGAAATGTGGTGGGCTTCGTAAATCAAGGGAGAGTCAAGGATGTTTTCAAGAGAAGGTCAAGGGAATTTGAAGGGAAAAGCCAAGGTGCCAAATAAATTCTAGGGCAAACATACAAGTATTCAAACAATCATGCCAAACATTTCAAGCATTCTAACCTAAATGGATATGGTGGACTTTTAATGTGGGGTTTTGGAAAGCATTTTTAAAATGGTTTTGTAGAAAATAAATGCTCAaggttttaatttgttgtaaagttttaaaaagttcaaatttttagtgtttTTTTATGATGCAAAACACAGGGTGTTACACCTCGCATGTTGTTGAGCGTACCATGTTGCTACGCGCCCGTGCCTGCCGCGTGCACGCGGGGACCACCTGCACCTGCTAATGTTGCAACATGAAGCACTTCtgcaacatacttctgaaacaggtgaaacatttacaacaaatcaacatatgtgtatagccactgaaacatatgcaacatccagatgaaaatgcttgcaacatacgtccgaaaccgatgaaatattttgaatagatgcttgcaacatatgtgtatagccattgaaacatatgcaacatctggataaaacacttgcaacatacgtatgaaacaaatTAAACATTTTGAATAAACGCTTACAACATATctctaaaacacttacaacatacctctgaaacacatgcaacatgtgcaacatcctaacctacttttgtaacatcgatataaaatacttgcaacatatctttgaaacatctgaaacacttgaaacatgcatttgcaacATATCCGGGTCCTCCTGCTGTGGTTTCTTCGGCCGACTGTGGGAAATGATGTCCcggtcggtgaagaccttctctCGGTGGCACAGGGGTGGTGGTGGCGCGGTGCATGGCGTGGCCACGATAGGTGAAAGCAGATTGGGGCACAGCGGTGGATGTCTGCAACAGTAAGGCAGATTGGGGCGGGGCGGCGTTACGCGGCGCTGGATGGGGCGCGTGGGGGGGGGGTTGCGGGTCTCGATGGCCAGGCATAGGATGGGGGCGCACACGGTGGCAAAGTGAGGTGGCCAGGTGCATGATGGTGGTGCGCGTGGGGATGGCCACAGCGGTGAGGCAGAGTAGGACGAGTGGAAGATATTTTTTTAGGGAGAGAGCACGTCCGGAGTGAGGCATGCTGCGTCGGGATGGGGCGGATGCCCGTGGCCAAGCATTATTGTTCTCGAGATAGGGTGGACACCCGTGGCCAAGCATTATCGTTCTCGTAATGACCAATTGTGGATACTTCATTTGGTAAAAAAGATAGATACATCCGGTGACCATTTTATCATTGTCCTTCCGATTCTACTGATACTGAATTGATGACTAGATTTTATGTTTTTTTGTGAGAATTTTCTAGGGCATATCTTTTTTTTCTAACGCCTTATGAGCATATAATTCGGTATAAAAACAAAGTCTGTCTACTAcataaccatgtgttttatgcactttcaacacatgatttttttagcaccataggattaagatccaacagtctctacccttcttctacctccgctttcaaccttcttctacctccagacaatcacaaatcacaggatcacagatcacaagaaatattttttttctatagaaggacaaatcacagatcgCAGAGGTGTTTATGTGTTTgttatgacatgtgggccccagaCGTCATAGATACAAAAAAAAATCCTTGTGTTTTTTGGTGTTAAAAcgcatgtgtgttgtatagcattttttAAAAACAAACATTTCAAGATCCATTACTTTTTTTTTCTAGCGCCTTTTGAGCaaatacttttttttttcttatgaGCATGCTCTCGTTATTTATCCAGCCAAATATGCACGGGTTGACGCGCCAGTTGAAGCGTAACCTACCTATATGGGCTATATATGGCGCACGTCCTGCTCCTCCGAGGGCATCAACACATGGCGGCAAAGAGGGCACAAACAGCTACGCGCCAGCCATCCGGCGAGGCACTCGTGATGGAACCCATGCTTGCAGGGCATCACGCACAGGTCGTCGTCTACCGCGTAGTCCATCAAGCAAATAGGGCACTGGTTGTCCTCATCCTGGCCGGATCTCTTGTACTTTCGCTTCTCGAGTCCGGCGACCACCCCACAAGAAGCCGGGACGCCTCCTCCAAAGCCACGGCCGCCGTCGACGCCGTCGTTGTCGCGTTGATCTAACCACTCCGGTAGGGGAATCAGAACTTCAGCAGCTAAAGCCTGATAAAAAATCTGCTCCGCCTCGGCCAGCATGTCGTCGTCTTCATGGTGTTGATCTGAATCCTCCGGTAGGGGAGTCAGCGCTCCAGCGGCCACAGCCTGATCATAAATCCGCTCCAGGATGTCGCCGATGTCGTCATGTTCTGGGAGCCTCATGGCAAACTCCATTATCTGATCAAAGTACTCACCTGACAATCCACGCTGCAACATCTCCGCGACTTCCTCGAGGCTTGTTGCTTCATGCTCAAACGGCTCCAAGAGCTGGAGGTGACCACCGCCGGGGAGGGTGTCACCGTTGTCGCGTGGTGCCTGTGCCTCATGATCAGCATCAGCACTGCCGACGGCGCCGGCGAGCAGACGGGCACCCACAGCCGATGACGGAGTTGCATGACCATGCTCTTGGGCGGCGGCGCTTACTTCTCTCGACCGTGCTGTCAGCCGTTGCTGTAAAGCTTGGAGCAGTTGGGTCATGTCCACGTCGTCCATGCCTACCTGATCGTTTGCTCCAATAATCTAATGCGCGTGTTTTAGTTAGTAAGTACGCGGTACTATGCTTATAGTACGCCGCCTTCGTCTACGAGATTGGTCATTGCATTGGGCCGGCAATGCCTAAATTTATATGCTGTCCTCGCCTAATAATATCAGTACAAATCCCAGACGGATTCGAAATAGTTATGATCACACATGAATTCGAATACTACCCAGTCGGATAGACGTGAACTCAGCTTCTCGGTTACGATGGTCTCTTCTCGTGTTCTACTCCTGTTCCCCTGTCCGCATCACCTCATGACATCATCTTCTTACTTCCCGAGGAGTGCTTGATAACGAAAGTTAATTTTTAAGGAAATGCTTGATTAAGGGCATCTGGACGGACAGACCCAAACCGTGCACACTACGTCCAATAAAAAAAAAGGTGCGCGTAGTTACAGGCTTACAGTGGGGTCTGCACCTGGGAGCGTGTGCGGCCACTCGTTCGGGGTGCATTTGGCGCGTGGGGGCCGTGCATGCGTGTGACCACACAGAGAGGACTGGTTG is part of the Miscanthus floridulus cultivar M001 chromosome 9, ASM1932011v1, whole genome shotgun sequence genome and encodes:
- the LOC136479360 gene encoding uncharacterized protein produces the protein MDDVDMTQLLQALQQRLTARSREVSAAAQEHGHATPSSAVGARLLAGAVGSADADHEAQAPRDNGDTLPGGGHLQLLEPFEHEATSLEEVAEMLQRGLSGEYFDQIMEFAMRLPEHDDIGDILERIYDQAVAAGALTPLPEDSDQHHEDDDMLAEAEQIFYQALAAEVLIPLPEWLDQRDNDGVDGGRGFGGGVPASCGVVAGLEKRKYKRSGQDEDNQCPICLMDYAVDDDLCVMPCKHGFHHECLAGWLARSCLCPLCRHVLMPSEEQDVRHI